In Anopheles gambiae chromosome 2, idAnoGambNW_F1_1, whole genome shotgun sequence, a single window of DNA contains:
- the LOC5667071 gene encoding insulin-like growth factor-binding protein complex acid labile subunit isoform X5, whose product MVSVHTMRCQYLLVLTVVLCALTVNSLKPELPKAKDPLFNKMLAESSTKGVDAQDPRYNKMLPDLEENLIDDDDEDDDEEEEDDVAPPTKKAADLNPMYALRGKQVKPEVSTVGSVAINKVKINEDIDSYEEVLLKGNGKSVKPQVPAEKSAKPAVPSTTAKPKAVTTGKQNVEILDQYDDDADMDYQYNYDDDEDNDDDDDEDDDDDEEEDAETLPAQKITNKVNKEVAKKQTNPVKESKDQNKAAGKDNAEDYYDDDEYDDDDNAEPSNSSYCPRGCICERNMHAYMVATCSRLDLETQKFTSHITDLQVLDVGPKYPIELGPEFFKKIGLSHVVSIKITNCTIVYISPQAFAGLDELYSVNLTNSGIDIIHPDTFANNTKLRLLTLSGNDLSAMQSVNHNTPYMDYMLKAPTVEELDISRCKLQELQPNAFNELKNIIYINLSENNLSNLPEGIFDNVETIEELDLSMNNIVELPKNIFAKTSLAILHLKHNKITNNVDFVTADLQKLDLSFCQIRTVHNTMFKGMDGLTNLILKGNHIEKIKPMAFISLKNLRQIDLSYNNLEQISAQTFIGNKMLDIIRLNNNPRLKRLPNEGFEISFNGTFTVYFMDVSNCDISELADNTFKMMPHLTRLNLAWNNLQTIRSTYFAHLNKLMDLDLSNNMIINMDEKTFQNNRNLNTLNLAGNQIATLTSKLFHPLQYLSELDVSDCDLRTIWEDSAAGTKREEVLPNLKRLNVSYNEIMEVFVSDLESMGKLRVLDIRNNTLTCNERLPTLIDWLQKKQISMGLGDTHDHVTHAEMTTDLRTDNSATLKQWGQFAWEICQGGGSDSPNQRLTYSESDEEYNIEDEDDVSDAADADVMAEAKNAKSNKIVDSKNELDEYSDDSVDSDDSEDEDSADEDDEEDDEEDDDDDDDDEEEQERENILDAANGIQKIEQGILTGKQADEDDDGEYEDDGASVDDVVILENRSMFAVSSVWIVVACILFGISMLLLVVVKVLTEVMKRRGERYRQALLASKNSFVYQKLTEDIVPSKVPKIHRYEPINQV is encoded by the exons ATG GTCTCAGTTCACACCATGAGGTGCCAGTACCTACTGGTGCTCACGGTAGTGCTATGTGCGCTTACCGTGAACTCTCTCAAGCCGGAACTGCCCAAGGCGAAGGATCCACTGTTTAACAAAATGCTTGCCGAAAGCAGCACCAAAGGTGTGGATGCGCAGGATCCTCGGTACAACAAAATGCTGCCCGACCTGGAGGAAAATCTCatcgacgatgacgatgaggacgatgatgaggaggaggaggacgatgtCGCTCCACCGACGAAGAAGGCTGCCGACCTGAACCCGATGTATGCGCTGCGCGGCAAGCAAGTAAAGCCGGAAGTGTCCACCGTTG GTTCGGTTGCTATCAACAAGGTAAAGATCAACGAAGATATCGACAGCTACGAGGAGGTACTGCTGAAGGGTAACGGCAAGAGTGTG AAACCACAGGTACCTGCTGAGAAGTCTGCCAAACCGGCAGTTCCTAGTACGACTGCGAAGCCGAAGGCGGTCACCACCGGCAAGCAGAATGTAGAAATTCTGGATCAGTACGACGATGATGCGGATATGGACTACCAGTACAACTACGACGATGACGAggacaacgatgatgatgacgatgaggacgatgatgacgatgaggaggaggatgcGGAGACGTTGCCAGCACAGAAGATCACGAATAAGGTCAACAAGGAAGTAGCCAAGAAGCAAACCAACCCGGTAAAGGAATCGAAGGATCAGAACAAAGCAGCTGGCAAGGAT AACGCTGAAGACTACTACGACGACGATGagtacgatgatgatgataatgcgGAGCCGTCCAACAGTTCCTACTGCCCGCGGGGATGCATCTGCGAGCGTAACATGCACGCGTACATGGTTGCCACGTGCAGTCGGCTCGATCTGGAGACTCAAAAGTTCACCTCCCACATCACCGACCTGCAGGTGCTGGACGTTGGACCGAAGTACCCGATCGAGCTCGGACCAGAGTTCTTCAAAAAGATTGGCCTTAGCCACGTCGTCTCGATCAAGATCACCAACTGTACGATCGTGTACATTAGCCCGCAGGCGTTCGCCGGGCTGGACGAGCTGTACTCGGTCAATCTGACCAACTCGGGCATCGATATCATCCATCCGGACACGTTCGCGAACAACACGAAGCTGCGGCTGCTGACGCTTTCGGGCAACGATTTGAGCGCGATGCAGAGCGTGAACCATAACACGCCGTACATGGACTACATGCTGAAGGCGCCGACGGTCGAAGAGCTGGACATTTCGCGCTGCAAGCTGCAGGAGCTGCAGCCGAACGCGTTCAACGAGCTGAAGAACATCATCTACATCAACCTGTCCGAGAACAATCTGAGCAACCTGCCGGAGGGCATTTTTGATAATGTGGAAACGATCGAAGAGCTGGACCTGTCGATGAACAACATCGTGGAGCTGCCGAAGAACATCTTCGCCAAGACGTCGCTGGCGATCCTGCACCTGAAGCACAACAAGATCACCAACAATGTCGACTTTGTAACGGCCGATCTGCAGAAGCTTGACCTGAGCTTCTGCCAGATTCGCACGGTCCACAACACGATGTTCAAGGGCATGGATGGGTTGACCAACCTGATCCTGAAGGGTAATCACATCGAGAAGATCAAACCTATGGCGTTCATCTCGCTGAAGAACTTGCGGCAGATCGATCTGTCGTACAACAATCTGGAGCAGATTTCCGCGCAAACCTTCATCGGCAACAAGATGCTGGACATTATCCGCCTCAACAACAACCCGCGGCTGAAGCGCCTGCCAAACGAAGGCTTCGAAATCTCGTTCAACGGTACGTTCACCGTGTACTTCATGGACGTGTCGAACTGTGACATTTCCGAGCTGGCAGACAACACGTTCAAGATGATGCCGCACCTGACGCGGCTGAACCTGGCATGGAACAACCTGCAGACGATTCGGTCGACCTATTTTGCCCACCTGAACAAGCTGATGGACCTGGACCTGAGCAACAACATGATTATAAATATGGACGAGAAGACGTTCCAGAACAATCGCAACTTGAACACG TTGAACCTGGCCGGTAATCAAATCGCAACCCTGACAAGCAAGCTCTTCCACCCGCTGCAGTACCTGAGCGAGCTGGACGTTAGCGACTGCGATCTGCGCACCATCTGGGAAGATTCGGCGGCTGGTACGAAGCGCGAAGAGGTCCTGCCGAACCTGAAGCGCCTGAACGTGTCTTACAACGAGATCATGGAGGTGTTTGTCTCCGATCTGGAGTCGATGGGCAAGCTGCGCGTACTGGACATCCGCAACAACACGCTGACCTGCAACGAACGTTTGCCAACGCTCATCGATTGGCTGCAAAAGAAACAG ATCTCAATGGGCCTTGGCGACACGCACGATCACGTGACCCACGCTGAGATGACCACGGATCTGCGCACGGACAACTCGGCAACGCTGAAGCAGTGGGGCCAGTTCGCTTGGGAAATTTGCCAGGGCGGTGGTAGCGACAGCCCGAACCAGCGCCTGACGTACTCCGAATCTGACGAAGAATACAACATAGAGGATGAGGACGATGTGTCCGATGCTGCAGATGCGGACGTGATGGCGGAAGCGAAGAACGCCAAGTCGAACAAGATCGTGGACAGCAAGAACGAGCTGGACGAGTATTCGGACGATTCGGTCGATAGCGACGACAGCGAGGATGAGGATAGcgccgacgaggacgacgaggaggacgatgaggaggacgatgatgatgatgacgacgacgaggaggaacAGGAGCGCGAAAACATTCTCGACGCCGCCAACGGTATCCAGAAGATTGAGCAGGGCATCCTGACCGGCAAGCAGGCGGAcgaggatgatgatggcgagtACGAGGATGACGGTGCCAGCGTGGACGATGTGGTCATACTGGAGAATAGGTCCATGTTTGCCGTGTCGTCGGTGTGGATCGTGGTTGCCTGCATCCTGTTCGGCAtctcgatgctgctgctggtcgtggTGAAGGTGCTGACGGAGGTGATGAAGCGACGCGGCGAACGCTACCGCCAGGCGCTGCTTGCCTCCAAGAACTCGTTCGTGTACCAGAAGCTGACGGAGGACATTGTCCCGTCGAAGGTACCGAAGATCCATCGGTACGAACCGATCAATCAGGTGTAA
- the LOC5667071 gene encoding uncharacterized protein LOC5667071 isoform X2 has product MVSVHTMRCQYLLVLTVVLCALTVNSLKPELPKAKDPLFNKMLAESSTKGVDAQDPRYNKMLPDLEENLIDDDDEDDDEEEEDDVAPPTKKAADLNPMYALRGKQVKPEVSTVGSVAINKVKINEDIDSYEEVLLKGNGKSVDIDDSYQVEDLSGEVLTIEEEKPSKSTTAKPVAKPATEDNYDEYDDDESDEQIDFSGVDKVLAQPLKPQVPAEKSAKPAVPSTTAKPKAVTTGKQNVEILDQYDDDADMDYQYNYDDDEDNDDDDDEDDDDDEEEDAETLPAQKITNKVNKEVAKKQTNPVKESKDQNKAAGKDNAEDYYDDDEYDDDDNAEPSNSSYCPRGCICERNMHAYMVATCSRLDLETQKFTSHITDLQVLDVGPKYPIELGPEFFKKIGLSHVVSIKITNCTIVYISPQAFAGLDELYSVNLTNSGIDIIHPDTFANNTKLRLLTLSGNDLSAMQSVNHNTPYMDYMLKAPTVEELDISRCKLQELQPNAFNELKNIIYINLSENNLSNLPEGIFDNVETIEELDLSMNNIVELPKNIFAKTSLAILHLKHNKITNNVDFVTADLQKLDLSFCQIRTVHNTMFKGMDGLTNLILKGNHIEKIKPMAFISLKNLRQIDLSYNNLEQISAQTFIGNKMLDIIRLNNNPRLKRLPNEGFEISFNGTFTVYFMDVSNCDISELADNTFKMMPHLTRLNLAWNNLQTIRSTYFAHLNKLMDLDLSNNMIINMDEKTFQNNRNLNTLNLAGNQIATLTSKLFHPLQYLSELDVSDCDLRTIWEDSAAGTKREEVLPNLKRLNVSYNEIMEVFVSDLESMGKLRVLDIRNNTLTCNERLPTLIDWLQKKQISMGLGDTHDHVTHAEMTTDLRTDNSATLKQWGQFAWEICQGGGSDSPNQRLTYSESDEEYNIEDEDDVSDAADADVMAEAKNAKSNKIVDSKNELDEYSDDSVDSDDSEDEDSADEDDEEDDEEDDDDDDDDEEEQERENILDAANGIQKIEQGILTGKQADEDDDGEYEDDGASVDDVVILENRSMFAVSSVWIVVACILFGISMLLLVVVKVLTEVMKRRGERYRQALLASKNSFVYQKLTEDIVPSKVPKIHRYEPINQV; this is encoded by the exons ATG GTCTCAGTTCACACCATGAGGTGCCAGTACCTACTGGTGCTCACGGTAGTGCTATGTGCGCTTACCGTGAACTCTCTCAAGCCGGAACTGCCCAAGGCGAAGGATCCACTGTTTAACAAAATGCTTGCCGAAAGCAGCACCAAAGGTGTGGATGCGCAGGATCCTCGGTACAACAAAATGCTGCCCGACCTGGAGGAAAATCTCatcgacgatgacgatgaggacgatgatgaggaggaggaggacgatgtCGCTCCACCGACGAAGAAGGCTGCCGACCTGAACCCGATGTATGCGCTGCGCGGCAAGCAAGTAAAGCCGGAAGTGTCCACCGTTG GTTCGGTTGCTATCAACAAGGTAAAGATCAACGAAGATATCGACAGCTACGAGGAGGTACTGCTGAAGGGTAACGGCAAGAGTGTG GACATTGATGATTCGTATCAAGTGGAGGATCTAAGCGGTGAGGTACTTACAATCGAGGAGGAA AAACCTTCCAAATCTACCACCGCAAAGCCCGTCGCTAAACCGGCAACCGAAGACAATTACGATGagtacgatgatgatgagtcgGACGAACAGATCGACTTCTCCGGTGTAGACAAAGTTCTGGCTCAACCACTT AAACCACAGGTACCTGCTGAGAAGTCTGCCAAACCGGCAGTTCCTAGTACGACTGCGAAGCCGAAGGCGGTCACCACCGGCAAGCAGAATGTAGAAATTCTGGATCAGTACGACGATGATGCGGATATGGACTACCAGTACAACTACGACGATGACGAggacaacgatgatgatgacgatgaggacgatgatgacgatgaggaggaggatgcGGAGACGTTGCCAGCACAGAAGATCACGAATAAGGTCAACAAGGAAGTAGCCAAGAAGCAAACCAACCCGGTAAAGGAATCGAAGGATCAGAACAAAGCAGCTGGCAAGGAT AACGCTGAAGACTACTACGACGACGATGagtacgatgatgatgataatgcgGAGCCGTCCAACAGTTCCTACTGCCCGCGGGGATGCATCTGCGAGCGTAACATGCACGCGTACATGGTTGCCACGTGCAGTCGGCTCGATCTGGAGACTCAAAAGTTCACCTCCCACATCACCGACCTGCAGGTGCTGGACGTTGGACCGAAGTACCCGATCGAGCTCGGACCAGAGTTCTTCAAAAAGATTGGCCTTAGCCACGTCGTCTCGATCAAGATCACCAACTGTACGATCGTGTACATTAGCCCGCAGGCGTTCGCCGGGCTGGACGAGCTGTACTCGGTCAATCTGACCAACTCGGGCATCGATATCATCCATCCGGACACGTTCGCGAACAACACGAAGCTGCGGCTGCTGACGCTTTCGGGCAACGATTTGAGCGCGATGCAGAGCGTGAACCATAACACGCCGTACATGGACTACATGCTGAAGGCGCCGACGGTCGAAGAGCTGGACATTTCGCGCTGCAAGCTGCAGGAGCTGCAGCCGAACGCGTTCAACGAGCTGAAGAACATCATCTACATCAACCTGTCCGAGAACAATCTGAGCAACCTGCCGGAGGGCATTTTTGATAATGTGGAAACGATCGAAGAGCTGGACCTGTCGATGAACAACATCGTGGAGCTGCCGAAGAACATCTTCGCCAAGACGTCGCTGGCGATCCTGCACCTGAAGCACAACAAGATCACCAACAATGTCGACTTTGTAACGGCCGATCTGCAGAAGCTTGACCTGAGCTTCTGCCAGATTCGCACGGTCCACAACACGATGTTCAAGGGCATGGATGGGTTGACCAACCTGATCCTGAAGGGTAATCACATCGAGAAGATCAAACCTATGGCGTTCATCTCGCTGAAGAACTTGCGGCAGATCGATCTGTCGTACAACAATCTGGAGCAGATTTCCGCGCAAACCTTCATCGGCAACAAGATGCTGGACATTATCCGCCTCAACAACAACCCGCGGCTGAAGCGCCTGCCAAACGAAGGCTTCGAAATCTCGTTCAACGGTACGTTCACCGTGTACTTCATGGACGTGTCGAACTGTGACATTTCCGAGCTGGCAGACAACACGTTCAAGATGATGCCGCACCTGACGCGGCTGAACCTGGCATGGAACAACCTGCAGACGATTCGGTCGACCTATTTTGCCCACCTGAACAAGCTGATGGACCTGGACCTGAGCAACAACATGATTATAAATATGGACGAGAAGACGTTCCAGAACAATCGCAACTTGAACACG TTGAACCTGGCCGGTAATCAAATCGCAACCCTGACAAGCAAGCTCTTCCACCCGCTGCAGTACCTGAGCGAGCTGGACGTTAGCGACTGCGATCTGCGCACCATCTGGGAAGATTCGGCGGCTGGTACGAAGCGCGAAGAGGTCCTGCCGAACCTGAAGCGCCTGAACGTGTCTTACAACGAGATCATGGAGGTGTTTGTCTCCGATCTGGAGTCGATGGGCAAGCTGCGCGTACTGGACATCCGCAACAACACGCTGACCTGCAACGAACGTTTGCCAACGCTCATCGATTGGCTGCAAAAGAAACAG ATCTCAATGGGCCTTGGCGACACGCACGATCACGTGACCCACGCTGAGATGACCACGGATCTGCGCACGGACAACTCGGCAACGCTGAAGCAGTGGGGCCAGTTCGCTTGGGAAATTTGCCAGGGCGGTGGTAGCGACAGCCCGAACCAGCGCCTGACGTACTCCGAATCTGACGAAGAATACAACATAGAGGATGAGGACGATGTGTCCGATGCTGCAGATGCGGACGTGATGGCGGAAGCGAAGAACGCCAAGTCGAACAAGATCGTGGACAGCAAGAACGAGCTGGACGAGTATTCGGACGATTCGGTCGATAGCGACGACAGCGAGGATGAGGATAGcgccgacgaggacgacgaggaggacgatgaggaggacgatgatgatgatgacgacgacgaggaggaacAGGAGCGCGAAAACATTCTCGACGCCGCCAACGGTATCCAGAAGATTGAGCAGGGCATCCTGACCGGCAAGCAGGCGGAcgaggatgatgatggcgagtACGAGGATGACGGTGCCAGCGTGGACGATGTGGTCATACTGGAGAATAGGTCCATGTTTGCCGTGTCGTCGGTGTGGATCGTGGTTGCCTGCATCCTGTTCGGCAtctcgatgctgctgctggtcgtggTGAAGGTGCTGACGGAGGTGATGAAGCGACGCGGCGAACGCTACCGCCAGGCGCTGCTTGCCTCCAAGAACTCGTTCGTGTACCAGAAGCTGACGGAGGACATTGTCCCGTCGAAGGTACCGAAGATCCATCGGTACGAACCGATCAATCAGGTGTAA
- the LOC5667071 gene encoding uncharacterized protein LOC5667071 isoform X4 has translation MVSVHTMRCQYLLVLTVVLCALTVNSLKPELPKAKDPLFNKMLAESSTKGVDAQDPRYNKMLPDLEENLIDDDDEDDDEEEEDDVAPPTKKAADLNPMYALRGKQVKPEVSTVGSVAINKVKINEDIDSYEEVLLKGNGKSVKPSKSTTAKPVAKPATEDNYDEYDDDESDEQIDFSGVDKVLAQPLKPQVPAEKSAKPAVPSTTAKPKAVTTGKQNVEILDQYDDDADMDYQYNYDDDEDNDDDDDEDDDDDEEEDAETLPAQKITNKVNKEVAKKQTNPVKESKDQNKAAGKDNAEDYYDDDEYDDDDNAEPSNSSYCPRGCICERNMHAYMVATCSRLDLETQKFTSHITDLQVLDVGPKYPIELGPEFFKKIGLSHVVSIKITNCTIVYISPQAFAGLDELYSVNLTNSGIDIIHPDTFANNTKLRLLTLSGNDLSAMQSVNHNTPYMDYMLKAPTVEELDISRCKLQELQPNAFNELKNIIYINLSENNLSNLPEGIFDNVETIEELDLSMNNIVELPKNIFAKTSLAILHLKHNKITNNVDFVTADLQKLDLSFCQIRTVHNTMFKGMDGLTNLILKGNHIEKIKPMAFISLKNLRQIDLSYNNLEQISAQTFIGNKMLDIIRLNNNPRLKRLPNEGFEISFNGTFTVYFMDVSNCDISELADNTFKMMPHLTRLNLAWNNLQTIRSTYFAHLNKLMDLDLSNNMIINMDEKTFQNNRNLNTLNLAGNQIATLTSKLFHPLQYLSELDVSDCDLRTIWEDSAAGTKREEVLPNLKRLNVSYNEIMEVFVSDLESMGKLRVLDIRNNTLTCNERLPTLIDWLQKKQISMGLGDTHDHVTHAEMTTDLRTDNSATLKQWGQFAWEICQGGGSDSPNQRLTYSESDEEYNIEDEDDVSDAADADVMAEAKNAKSNKIVDSKNELDEYSDDSVDSDDSEDEDSADEDDEEDDEEDDDDDDDDEEEQERENILDAANGIQKIEQGILTGKQADEDDDGEYEDDGASVDDVVILENRSMFAVSSVWIVVACILFGISMLLLVVVKVLTEVMKRRGERYRQALLASKNSFVYQKLTEDIVPSKVPKIHRYEPINQV, from the exons ATG GTCTCAGTTCACACCATGAGGTGCCAGTACCTACTGGTGCTCACGGTAGTGCTATGTGCGCTTACCGTGAACTCTCTCAAGCCGGAACTGCCCAAGGCGAAGGATCCACTGTTTAACAAAATGCTTGCCGAAAGCAGCACCAAAGGTGTGGATGCGCAGGATCCTCGGTACAACAAAATGCTGCCCGACCTGGAGGAAAATCTCatcgacgatgacgatgaggacgatgatgaggaggaggaggacgatgtCGCTCCACCGACGAAGAAGGCTGCCGACCTGAACCCGATGTATGCGCTGCGCGGCAAGCAAGTAAAGCCGGAAGTGTCCACCGTTG GTTCGGTTGCTATCAACAAGGTAAAGATCAACGAAGATATCGACAGCTACGAGGAGGTACTGCTGAAGGGTAACGGCAAGAGTGTG AAACCTTCCAAATCTACCACCGCAAAGCCCGTCGCTAAACCGGCAACCGAAGACAATTACGATGagtacgatgatgatgagtcgGACGAACAGATCGACTTCTCCGGTGTAGACAAAGTTCTGGCTCAACCACTT AAACCACAGGTACCTGCTGAGAAGTCTGCCAAACCGGCAGTTCCTAGTACGACTGCGAAGCCGAAGGCGGTCACCACCGGCAAGCAGAATGTAGAAATTCTGGATCAGTACGACGATGATGCGGATATGGACTACCAGTACAACTACGACGATGACGAggacaacgatgatgatgacgatgaggacgatgatgacgatgaggaggaggatgcGGAGACGTTGCCAGCACAGAAGATCACGAATAAGGTCAACAAGGAAGTAGCCAAGAAGCAAACCAACCCGGTAAAGGAATCGAAGGATCAGAACAAAGCAGCTGGCAAGGAT AACGCTGAAGACTACTACGACGACGATGagtacgatgatgatgataatgcgGAGCCGTCCAACAGTTCCTACTGCCCGCGGGGATGCATCTGCGAGCGTAACATGCACGCGTACATGGTTGCCACGTGCAGTCGGCTCGATCTGGAGACTCAAAAGTTCACCTCCCACATCACCGACCTGCAGGTGCTGGACGTTGGACCGAAGTACCCGATCGAGCTCGGACCAGAGTTCTTCAAAAAGATTGGCCTTAGCCACGTCGTCTCGATCAAGATCACCAACTGTACGATCGTGTACATTAGCCCGCAGGCGTTCGCCGGGCTGGACGAGCTGTACTCGGTCAATCTGACCAACTCGGGCATCGATATCATCCATCCGGACACGTTCGCGAACAACACGAAGCTGCGGCTGCTGACGCTTTCGGGCAACGATTTGAGCGCGATGCAGAGCGTGAACCATAACACGCCGTACATGGACTACATGCTGAAGGCGCCGACGGTCGAAGAGCTGGACATTTCGCGCTGCAAGCTGCAGGAGCTGCAGCCGAACGCGTTCAACGAGCTGAAGAACATCATCTACATCAACCTGTCCGAGAACAATCTGAGCAACCTGCCGGAGGGCATTTTTGATAATGTGGAAACGATCGAAGAGCTGGACCTGTCGATGAACAACATCGTGGAGCTGCCGAAGAACATCTTCGCCAAGACGTCGCTGGCGATCCTGCACCTGAAGCACAACAAGATCACCAACAATGTCGACTTTGTAACGGCCGATCTGCAGAAGCTTGACCTGAGCTTCTGCCAGATTCGCACGGTCCACAACACGATGTTCAAGGGCATGGATGGGTTGACCAACCTGATCCTGAAGGGTAATCACATCGAGAAGATCAAACCTATGGCGTTCATCTCGCTGAAGAACTTGCGGCAGATCGATCTGTCGTACAACAATCTGGAGCAGATTTCCGCGCAAACCTTCATCGGCAACAAGATGCTGGACATTATCCGCCTCAACAACAACCCGCGGCTGAAGCGCCTGCCAAACGAAGGCTTCGAAATCTCGTTCAACGGTACGTTCACCGTGTACTTCATGGACGTGTCGAACTGTGACATTTCCGAGCTGGCAGACAACACGTTCAAGATGATGCCGCACCTGACGCGGCTGAACCTGGCATGGAACAACCTGCAGACGATTCGGTCGACCTATTTTGCCCACCTGAACAAGCTGATGGACCTGGACCTGAGCAACAACATGATTATAAATATGGACGAGAAGACGTTCCAGAACAATCGCAACTTGAACACG TTGAACCTGGCCGGTAATCAAATCGCAACCCTGACAAGCAAGCTCTTCCACCCGCTGCAGTACCTGAGCGAGCTGGACGTTAGCGACTGCGATCTGCGCACCATCTGGGAAGATTCGGCGGCTGGTACGAAGCGCGAAGAGGTCCTGCCGAACCTGAAGCGCCTGAACGTGTCTTACAACGAGATCATGGAGGTGTTTGTCTCCGATCTGGAGTCGATGGGCAAGCTGCGCGTACTGGACATCCGCAACAACACGCTGACCTGCAACGAACGTTTGCCAACGCTCATCGATTGGCTGCAAAAGAAACAG ATCTCAATGGGCCTTGGCGACACGCACGATCACGTGACCCACGCTGAGATGACCACGGATCTGCGCACGGACAACTCGGCAACGCTGAAGCAGTGGGGCCAGTTCGCTTGGGAAATTTGCCAGGGCGGTGGTAGCGACAGCCCGAACCAGCGCCTGACGTACTCCGAATCTGACGAAGAATACAACATAGAGGATGAGGACGATGTGTCCGATGCTGCAGATGCGGACGTGATGGCGGAAGCGAAGAACGCCAAGTCGAACAAGATCGTGGACAGCAAGAACGAGCTGGACGAGTATTCGGACGATTCGGTCGATAGCGACGACAGCGAGGATGAGGATAGcgccgacgaggacgacgaggaggacgatgaggaggacgatgatgatgatgacgacgacgaggaggaacAGGAGCGCGAAAACATTCTCGACGCCGCCAACGGTATCCAGAAGATTGAGCAGGGCATCCTGACCGGCAAGCAGGCGGAcgaggatgatgatggcgagtACGAGGATGACGGTGCCAGCGTGGACGATGTGGTCATACTGGAGAATAGGTCCATGTTTGCCGTGTCGTCGGTGTGGATCGTGGTTGCCTGCATCCTGTTCGGCAtctcgatgctgctgctggtcgtggTGAAGGTGCTGACGGAGGTGATGAAGCGACGCGGCGAACGCTACCGCCAGGCGCTGCTTGCCTCCAAGAACTCGTTCGTGTACCAGAAGCTGACGGAGGACATTGTCCCGTCGAAGGTACCGAAGATCCATCGGTACGAACCGATCAATCAGGTGTAA